In Niallia sp. FSL W8-0635, one genomic interval encodes:
- the spoIIR gene encoding stage II sporulation protein R: MKNKPMATIYLFVLILTTIMSLYIPKNEVTANNEVIIPNDAIRLRILANSDLEADQALKRKVRDAVNAEITKWVSELTSKEAAKDVLKEKLPEIQLIAERVVEEEKANQAVNVTFDKVDFPTKLYGEFLYPAGQYDAILITLGEGEGANWWCVLFPPLCFLDFSNGVAVSDGFEEEKKEEKTEEKAEKVEKKTAKVEKQEEKKVEEKEKTDPVFVKEEEEEVEVKFFLVELWDKIFG; this comes from the coding sequence TATGAGTTTATATATTCCTAAAAATGAGGTAACAGCAAACAATGAGGTTATCATTCCGAATGATGCGATTCGTCTTAGAATCTTAGCGAATAGTGATTTAGAAGCAGACCAAGCATTAAAAAGAAAAGTAAGAGATGCTGTGAATGCAGAAATTACAAAATGGGTTTCTGAATTAACTTCTAAAGAAGCAGCAAAGGATGTATTGAAAGAAAAATTACCAGAAATTCAGCTTATCGCTGAAAGAGTAGTAGAAGAGGAAAAGGCAAACCAAGCAGTAAATGTTACTTTTGATAAAGTTGATTTTCCAACAAAGCTATATGGAGAGTTCTTATATCCAGCAGGACAATATGATGCGATTCTTATTACTTTAGGGGAAGGCGAGGGTGCTAATTGGTGGTGTGTCCTTTTCCCGCCATTATGCTTCCTAGATTTCTCTAACGGAGTAGCAGTAAGTGATGGATTTGAAGAAGAGAAAAAAGAAGAGAAGACAGAAGAAAAAGCGGAAAAAGTAGAAAAGAAAACAGCAAAGGTAGAGAAGCAAGAAGAAAAGAAAGTGGAAGAGAAAGAGAAAACGGATCCTGTATTTGTTAAAGAAGAAGAAGAGGAAGTAGAAGTGAAATTTTTTCTAGTAGAATTATGGGATAAAATTTTTGGATAA